The Armatimonadota bacterium region CCGACTGGAGCAGCTGGTGAAATTGGGGTTGGTGCGGAAGACCGTGCACTCCACCATGCCGCCCCGGACCAGTTACCGGCTCACCCGGGCGGGCCGCGCCCTGCGGGGGGTCATCCGGGCCATTGATCGCTGGGCCCGCCGGTACCTGGTGGAAACCGCATAAAAAAACGGAGCGGGATCTGCCTCCCGCTCCGCATCTTCTTCCCGGCAGCGACCTACTCTCCCGCGCCGTCGCCAGCGCAGTACCATCGGCCCTGGAGGGCTTAACTTCCGTGTTCGGAATGGGAACGGGTGTGGCCCCTCCGGTATGGCCACCGGGAAGCTTCGACCCCTGACAACTGCCAGCGAGATCCGGCGCCGGAGCTCTGCTCCGGAGGGAGGGAGCCGTCAAGCCCTCGGCCGATTAGTACCGGTCGGCTTCACGCGTTGCCGCGCTTCCACCTCCGGCCTATCTACCAGGTGTT contains the following coding sequences:
- a CDS encoding helix-turn-helix domain-containing protein, with amino-acid sequence MSDGEPCPAHRAMELLQEKWVLHIIRALLDGPKGFNELARATGGCNAVTLSHRLEQLVKLGLVRKTVHSTMPPRTSYRLTRAGRALRGVIRAIDRWARRYLVETA